One segment of Clavelina lepadiformis chromosome 2, kaClaLepa1.1, whole genome shotgun sequence DNA contains the following:
- the LOC143447395 gene encoding uncharacterized protein LOC143447395 — MMTTSDQNMSRPNELSSDGDDASSPPWQSEVCGGNRQIQLWHFILELLQNNAYCEIITWDGENGEFLIKEPNEVARMWGERKRKPAMNYEKLSRALRYYYDKRILYKSKGKRYAYQFNAVALESMLKRKPGRKTKESESFEANSPDEQTGYVMSDDGTVSDNKSSVMVKSEYPKKSDKSEENNYNENMNRVKMPVRPIPVKRTDIYYGAYAEEKGIIYPPPPPPPSPGGSPLTSVPLSPVHRRYLPRSDLKLVGSRYVTKQGQGVQDNSNVFTRYWRTSNNLHKDALNRYPHMPELEKKKKNDTRDQLRHTLENPSHKRSFSVSVHPRHLPASSSSSPRRHPYHYDPMLTWHADSTSRNQIDLRHRNFSANFLSALQHPSPYHIQSAGAGASPKKNNRNHTGNYDHVQSAASTDSGRLFSFNVQEIEAYQQEANATSSSSNHHRRCASESFTTFDRRKKGQTQQGTRSAAAEHYKGKENSGMRMVVLHKPTREQLRSVSSPRQEAKVLENAASRVPAPSGPETTKYIELKRPECDSRKHLYRKITNETINQQPTDLSTRKPGYWPLKKEQTVNNNQKPSRNNFDLRPVEDEQTEPLNLSCSRNDRKEVSTTRSKDRRKSEDKNFNSTPAGYRTSSTFLTVAEPSTLRSPSKAFLDTLSPLRNLRLSDSSSPVPSTSPRRKRQGGLRDALSTSSIDMAGTDIDEFEEELSVFPKLGRFNCKSESHIKTLEMERKSPYITLPDFEKRELKSPYSRIKNSLRHESSSLPSSPSHLMPIKLRFKRFQKEYKEDNASDYTEDDHSPNQLTASSMNFVSFANKTGNRSVEAYQTDDQLVVIADETSLGNQAGMDVDDSNLVSSSNLDDGARDEKSRSDSGSSSMAEDIFPDNDKNCEDGIQATVTLAETTATNNDVKPTKIQIKVHMSSDDEDESMDEMLAGKVQSFPSLAEESNSLGNTQQKSQNSTSSNRCIGTEQRKLSNTHLFQAFITHQGKSHSCPPTPTGGHLNAPEMSIIRINSGGPIGSPLPCAAETR, encoded by the exons GTATTACTACGACAAGAGAATACTGTATAAATCGAAGGGGAAACGATACGCCTATCAATTCAATGCGGTTGCACTGGAATCAATGCTTAAGCGGAAGCCGGGACGCAAAACAAAAG AGTCGGAATCATTCGAAGCTAATTCTCCAGATGAGCAAACGGGCTATGTGATGTCTGACGACGGCACTGTGTCAGATAATAAGTCATCGGTGATGGTTAAATCAGAGTATCCCAAGAAATCCGATAAAAGTGAAGAAAACAATTACAACGAAAATATGAATCGAGTGAAGATGCCTGTGCGGCCAATTCCAGTAAAAAGGACCGACATTTACTACGGAGCATACGCGGAGGAAAAAGGGATAATTTATCCGCCACCTCCGCCACCACCATCGCCGGGAGGAAGTCCACTGACGTCAGTTCCGTTATCTCCAGTTCATCGCCGCTATCTTCCTCGGTCCGACTTGAAACTGGTAGGCAGCCGTTATGTCACCAAACAAGGTCAAGGTGTGCAGGACAATAGCAACGTGTTTACACGTTACTGGCGCACAAGCAATAACCTTCATAAGGACGCGCTAAACAGATATCCTCACATGCCGGAATTG gaaaagaagaaaaagaacgACACAAGAGATCAATTACGTCACACGTTGGAGAATCCTTCCCACAAACGATCGTTTTCAGTGTCTGTGCATCCTCGTCACCTGCCTGCGTCATCAAGCTCATCACCCAGACGTCATCCTTATCATTACGACCCGATGTTGACTTGGCATGCTG ATTCGACGTCTCGAAATCAAATTGATTTACGTCACCGGAACTTTTCTGCAAACTTTCTTAGCGCATTACAGCACCCATCACCTTACCATATTCAATCTGCCGGTGCAG GGGCTTCACCTAAGAAGAATAACAGAAATCACACGGGCAACTATGATCACGTTCAGTCAGCGGCGTCTACAGATTCGGGAAGATTGTTTTCGTTTAATGTGCAAGAAATTGAG GCTTACCAGCAGGAAGCAAATGCTACCAGCAGCAGCAGCAACCATCATCGCCGATGTGCATCTGAATCATTTACGACCTTTGACAGAAGAAAGAAAG GTCAGACCCAACAAGGCACTCGCTCAGCCGCTGCGGAACACTACAAGGGAAAAGAAAACAGCGGAATGCGCATGGTTGTGCTCCACAAGCCGACTCGTGAACAGCTTAGGTCGGTCAGTTCGCCAAGGCAAGAAGCAAAAG TCTTGGAAAATGCCGCCTCCCGCGTTCCCGCACCTAGCGGACCCGAAACCACAAAATACATTGAATTGAAGAGACCGGAATGCGATTCAAGGAAACATTTGTACagaaaaattacaaatgaaaCCATAAATCAACAACCCACGGATCTCTCCACCCGCAAACCTGGTTATTGGCCACTAAAGAAGG AGCAAACGGTAAATAACAACCAAAAACCTTCAAGAAATAATTTCGACCTACGACCAGTGGAAGACGAACAGACGGAACCTCTCAATCTCAGTTGTTCCAGGAATGACAGGAAAGAAG TTTCAACCACAAGAAGCAAAGATAGACGCAAGTCGGAAGACAAAAACTTCAACTCAACGCCCGCTGGTTACAGAACATCGAGCACTTTTCTCACTGTCGCCGAACCCTCAACACTCCGATCCCCGTCGAAAGCTTTCCTAGACACCCTGTCGCCTCTCAGGAATCTCCGTCTCTCAGACTCATCGAGTCCCGTGCCATCGACCAGTCCACGGCGTAAACGACAAGGAGGCCTTCGCGACGCTCTGTCTACGTCATCGATCGACATGGCCGGTACTGATATCGACGAATTTGAGGAGGAATTGTCGGTTTTCCCCAAGCTTGGACGTTTTAACTGCAAGAGCGAGTCACACATTAAAACTCTTGAAATGGAACGAAAATCACCGTATATCACTCTTCCAGATTTTGAGAAAAGGGAACTGAAGTCTCCTTACTCAAGGATCAAGAACAGCCTCCGCCATGAGAGTTCCTCTCTTCCCTCAAGTCCGAGCCATCTGATGCCGATAAAGTTGCGATTCAAGCGCTTCCAGAAGGAGTATAAGGAAGATAATGCATCCGATTACACGGAGGATGATCACAGTCCCAATCAGCTGACAGCTTCTTCGATGAACTTTGTGTCCTTTGCCAACAAAACAGGAAACCGAAGCGTGGAAGCTTACCAGACGGACGACCAACTGGTTGTGATTGCTGATGAAACGAGCTTAGGAAACCAAGCGGGAATGGATGTGGATGACAGTAACTTAGTGTCCTCGTCCAACCTCGACGATGGCGCACGTGATGAGAAAAGCAGGAGCGACTCCGGCAGTTCTTCAATGGCAGAAGACATTTTTCCAGACAATGATAAAAACTGTGAAGATG GAATTCAAGCAACGGTTACGCTCGCCGAAACTACCGCGACCAATAACGACGTTAAACCAACAAAAATCCAGATCAAAGTCCATATGAGTTCGGACGACGAAGACGAATCTATGGACGAGATGCTTGCGGGCAAAGTACAGAGCTTTCCAAGCTTAGCTGAGGAGAGCAATAGCCTCGGCAACACacaacaaaaaagtcaaaatagtACTTCAAGCAACAGGTGTATCGGTACGGAACAAAGAAAGCTATCGAATACACATTTATTTCAGGCGTTCATCACCCATCAAGGCAAGTCACATTCTTGCCCACCAACGCCCACTGGCGGCCATCTTAACGCTCCCGAAATGTCCATAATAAGGATCAACAGCGGTGGACCGATTGGGTCACCGTTACCTTGCGCAGCTGAGACGCGTTGA